The genomic region AGTTGAAACCGTGGCCGGCCGGGTAGATGTGAACGGTGGCGTCGGGATGGTGCTCACGGTGCTTCTGCACGTCTTCGGGCGGAATGAGTGAATCGTTTTCGCCGAAATGGAACAGCATCGGCGCGCGTGCCGGTTCGCCCAGGAACGGCACGCTGCGTCCGCCGTAGTAGGTCACCGAGGTCAGGCCCTGACGGGTGTTGGCGAGCATCGCCACGGTGCCGCCCCAGCAGAAACCGGCCACGCCGACGCGGTGCCCGGACTCGCGCAGCCAGCGCGCGGCTGCCGAGACGATCTGCAGCGCGCGCTCGAAACCGAGGCTGGCGGCATGGTCGCGCCCCCGCGAGACGCCGGTGTCGTCGTAGCCAAGCTCGACATCGGGCTGCACGGGATCGAAAAGCGCGGGCGCCATCGCAGTGAAACCGGCCTTCGCGAACCGGTCGGTGACCCGGCGGATGTGCGGATTCACGCCGAAGATTTCCTGAACGACCACGACCGCGCCGAGCGGGGGCTGTTCAGGCCGAGCCAACCATCCGCGAACCGGGCCGGCAGGCGTCGTCAATGGAATCCACTCGCCCATGGGTCGGTCTCGCGGTCTCGGGGCTTCCATCCTAACGCCGCCATCGCGAGACGTGGGCAACGGGGGCGGCAAGGGGCAGGAGGCTATACTTCGCACCCGTTTTTCAACTTGCGGAGCCCGTTCGCGGCTCCCGGACCGTGCCCATGTCTCCACCCGAAGTGTCTTCCAGCGGTCGCAAGGTCGGTTTCGTCAGTCTCGGTTGCCCCAAGGCGCTGGTCGATTCCGAACGCATCCTCACCCAGCTGAAGGTCGAGGGTTACGACATCGTCCAGACCTACGACGATGCCGACGTGGTGGTGGTGAACACCTGCGGTTTCATCGACTCGGCGGTGACCGAGTCGCTGGACGCCATCGGCGAGGCGATGGCCGAGAACGGCAAGGTCATCGTCACCGGCTGTCTGGGCAAGCGCCCTGAACAGATCCGTGGAGTGCATCCGGGCGTATTGGCGATCACCGGTCCGCAGGATTACCAGAGCGTGATGGCGGCCGTGTACAAGGCGCTGCCGCCGCAGCACGACCCGTTCACGGACCTGGTATTGAAGCGTGCGGACGACAATGACATCGGCATCAAACTCACGCCGAAGCATTACGCCTACCTGAAGATTTCCGAAGGCTGCAACCATCGCTGCAGTTTCTGCATCATTCCGTCGATGCGCGGCGATCTGGTCTCGCGCCCGGTCGACGATGTGCTGCGCGAAGCCGAGAAACTGGCGATGGGTGGCGTCAAGGAACTGCTGGTGATTTCGCAGGACACGAGTGCTTATGGCGTGGACGTGAAATACGCCGAGCGCACCTGGCGCGGCAAGTCGTACCAGACGCGGATGAAGGCGCTGTGCGAAGGTCTGTCCGAACTCGGGCTGTGGACACGCCTGCACTACGTGTATCCGTATCCCCACGTCGACGACATCATTCCGCTGATGGCAGACGGGAAATTGCTTCCTTATCTCGACATCCCGTTCCAGCACGCCAGTCCGCGCGTGCTCAAGCTGATGAAGCGTCCGGGTGCGGTCGACAAGACCCTCGAACGCATCCAGCGCTGGCGCGACATCGCGCCGGACATCACCATCCGCAGCACCTTCATCGTCGGCTTTCCGGGCGAAACCGAAGCCGAGTTCGAGGAACTGCTGGATTTCCTCGACGAAGCGCAGCTCGACCGCGTCGGTGCGTTCGCCTACTCGCCGGTGGACGGCGCTGCGGCGAATGCGCTCCCCGGTCCGGTGCCCGATGAAGTGAAGCAGGAACGCCTGGCGCGTTTCATGGAACGCCAGGCGGATATCTCCGAAGCCAAGCTCGCCGACAAGATCGGCAGCGTGCAGCGCTGTCTGGTCGATGCGGTCGACGGCGATCTCGCCATCGCCCGTTCGATGGCCGATGCGCCGGAGATCGATGGCCTGGTGCAGATCCAGAACGGCCTCGAAGCCGGTCTGCGGCCCGGGCAGTTCGTCGATGTGCGGATCATGGGCAACGATGAGCACGATCTGTACGGCGAAGTCCTGATCGACGATTGACCGGTTCCGATCGGCATGGCGAAACGCCGGTTCATCGCGCCATCGCGAAGCGGGCTGGATGCCGCGGTCTTCGCGCATCCGGTCTTCGCGGGTCTCTCGCGCTTCCATGATTGGCTGGCATCGCCGGATTGGCCGATGTTGGCGCGGTTGAACGATGCGATGCCATTCGCACACGAAAGATTCGTACAGCAGGACCAAAGCCTGCTCGACGACGGCCTGCACTATGAAGTCCGTATTGCCGAACGCCATGCCATCGCGACCCGCGCGGAGAATTGGCACGACCTGTTCAACGCGATGATCTGGTGCCGTTATCCGGCCATCAAACAGGTGCTCAATGCGCGGCAGGTCGCGCATATCGCCACGATGGGCGCCGTACAGCGCAACCGCGCGCAATATGCGCTGACCCAGTTCGACGAAGCCGGCGTCATCGTGCGCGTGCGCGATCCGGCACTGCTCGCGCTGTGGGACCGGCACGATTGGTCAGCGCTGTTCCACCGGCATGCATCCGCATGGCGATCGGGCGATCTGCGCATCGCCGCAGTGATCGGCCATGCGCTGCTGGAGCACGCGCTGGTGCCGGAATTGCTGCTCGTCGGGAAATGCCTGGTGGTGCAGGGCGATGTCGACGACGAAACCTGCATCGCTGCGATTGCGCGCGCGATCGCCGAAGGACGTGTGCTGAACGACCCGCAGGAACTGCGTCCACTGCCGTTGGCCGGCATTCCCGGCTGGTATCCCGGACAGGATGCCGCGTTCTACGCCGAGGCCGAATGCTTTCAGCCGGCGCGCGCGGGGCGGGTGTATCCGTCGCCGCTGTGATCGCGACCCGCAGATATTCCGCAACGGCCCGACGCTGAGCCCGGAGTGATGCCGGGACCATCGATGCGGTCTGCCAGAGTGATTCGCACAATCACGACAGGGAGTAGCGACATGGTGGAATCGACTGTTTCGGAAGAACTGAAGTTCGGCGGCGCGATGTGGATCGTGCTGTTCGGGCTGGTGGTGATCGGTTGTCTTGCGTTCTTCCTGACCGGCAACGGCGCATGGGAGCCGGCGGACATCACCGCCCTCATCGGTTCGCTGACGACCTTCCTCGGCACCGTGGTCGGCGCGTTCCTGGGCGTGCAGGTCGGCGCGACCGGAAAGGCGAATGCCGAAAACGTCGCCAGACGCGCGCTCGCCGCGCTGCCGCCGGAATCGGCGAGGCAGGTGCTGGGGGATTGAACTGACTAGCGCATCGATCACGAAGAGGTTGCCATCGGTCCCGCCGCAAAGCGTGCTGCCTTGGCGGACCGCTTGATTTCCAGTCTGTGCGGGCCTTGGCTTTACAGGGCTACGACTAAACGCTTCATCAGTGAGCGTACTCGCCCCGCCTCAACGCGGCGGATCAACAAGCTCCATCGGTTCGATCACCACGCGTTTCAGATGCAGGTTCGCGACGTGTTCGGACGGTTTGCCGCCGTCCCAGAACTGCCAGCGTGTGGTCAGTTCGTCCGGGCCTAGGAAGGTGAAACTGGCGTCGTGCATATGCCCGGCCTTGGCGGGGTCGAAATTGATTGCGCCGTCGTAGTCGAACACCACGCGATCGCCGCCGGTATCGCGGGCGCGCATTTTCGGGTGATGGCCGCTGGCGCAGAAGTGCACCAGCACCACGTCGTCGCCGTCGCGCACGTACAGCGTGCGCATTTCGTGCGAGGTGCCGGGAAAGAGCAGTTCTTCCACTGCATTGCCGCCGGCGGTGACGGTGTAGCTGACGTTGGTGTCCGGCATCGAATTGCCGTCGAGACCCGCGCCGCTCCATTCGCCGGCCAGCGACTTGAAGCGTTCCAGGAGATGCGGTTTTGCGGCAGCTGGAGCAGTGGGCGCATCATGCGCTGACACGGGCAGGGCGAGTGCTGCGAGCAGGACGGTGGCGATCAGACGGCGCATGGCGGCGACTCCGGCGGTGGTGGCGTCGATCCTACGCCGTGGGCCTGCCTTTGCAACAT from Lysobacter sp. harbors:
- a CDS encoding dienelactone hydrolase family protein yields the protein MGEWIPLTTPAGPVRGWLARPEQPPLGAVVVVQEIFGVNPHIRRVTDRFAKAGFTAMAPALFDPVQPDVELGYDDTGVSRGRDHAASLGFERALQIVSAAARWLRESGHRVGVAGFCWGGTVAMLANTRQGLTSVTYYGGRSVPFLGEPARAPMLFHFGENDSLIPPEDVQKHREHHPDATVHIYPAGHGFNCDERHDYAPESAALAWERTTAFLKEHLR
- the rimO gene encoding 30S ribosomal protein S12 methylthiotransferase RimO, whose translation is MSPPEVSSSGRKVGFVSLGCPKALVDSERILTQLKVEGYDIVQTYDDADVVVVNTCGFIDSAVTESLDAIGEAMAENGKVIVTGCLGKRPEQIRGVHPGVLAITGPQDYQSVMAAVYKALPPQHDPFTDLVLKRADDNDIGIKLTPKHYAYLKISEGCNHRCSFCIIPSMRGDLVSRPVDDVLREAEKLAMGGVKELLVISQDTSAYGVDVKYAERTWRGKSYQTRMKALCEGLSELGLWTRLHYVYPYPHVDDIIPLMADGKLLPYLDIPFQHASPRVLKLMKRPGAVDKTLERIQRWRDIAPDITIRSTFIVGFPGETEAEFEELLDFLDEAQLDRVGAFAYSPVDGAAANALPGPVPDEVKQERLARFMERQADISEAKLADKIGSVQRCLVDAVDGDLAIARSMADAPEIDGLVQIQNGLEAGLRPGQFVDVRIMGNDEHDLYGEVLIDD
- a CDS encoding DUF3025 domain-containing protein, which translates into the protein MAKRRFIAPSRSGLDAAVFAHPVFAGLSRFHDWLASPDWPMLARLNDAMPFAHERFVQQDQSLLDDGLHYEVRIAERHAIATRAENWHDLFNAMIWCRYPAIKQVLNARQVAHIATMGAVQRNRAQYALTQFDEAGVIVRVRDPALLALWDRHDWSALFHRHASAWRSGDLRIAAVIGHALLEHALVPELLLVGKCLVVQGDVDDETCIAAIARAIAEGRVLNDPQELRPLPLAGIPGWYPGQDAAFYAEAECFQPARAGRVYPSPL